The stretch of DNA GTAGCCTTCCAGCTTGGCGCCGGAGGTAAAGATGGTCGGCCCTTCCAGCTGACGCGCATTGATCTGCGCGCGCCATTGCAGCACGGTATCCGGCAAATCGCCCGAGCAATCGCGCACGGTGGTGATGCCGTAGGCCAGATACAGCGGCAGCAAATGCTTGTTCTCATCGATCAGGGCCGGGCCGCCGCCGAAGTGCACGTGCGTGTCCCACAGGCCGGGCATCACATACTTGCCCGGCAGGCTGATGGTTTTTTCGGCAGCGTAGTTGGACAATTGTTGGTCATCCACCACCGCCAGGATGGTGTCGCCCTTGAGCACCACCGATTTGCCGGTCACCGTTTTACCGCCCGCTACATCGATCAGGGTGGCCTTGGTCAACACCACGTCGGCGGCGATTTTGTCGGCCGCATGGGCCGCGCTCAGCAGTCCCAGCGCCAGCATGGCGCCACTTAATTTCTTAGAAGAAATTTTCATCAGTGAATTATACGGGCCAGGAAATCACGCGCGCGCTCGGTACGGGGCGCCTGGAAGAACTCGTCCTTGGCCGTATCTTCCAGAATCGCGCCCTGGTCCATGAACACCACGCGGTTGGCCACCTTGCGGGCGAAGCCCATTTCGTGGGTCACCACCATCATGGTCATGCCCTCCTGCGCCAGGCCGACCATCACATCCAGCACCTCGTTGATCATTTCCGGGTCCAGCGCCGAAGTCGGTTCGTCAAACAGCATCGCAATCGGGTCCATCGACAGCGCCCGCGCAATCGCCACCCGCTGCTGCTGGCCGCCGGACAACTGGCCGGGGAATTTATCCTGCTGCGCCAGCAGGCCGACCCGGTCCAGGTACTGCAAGCCGCGCGCCGTGGCCTCGTCCTGGCTGCGGCCCAACACCTTGACCTGGCCCAGCATCAGGTTGTCGCGCACCGATAAATGGGGAAACAACTCAAAATTCTGGAATACCATGCCGATCCGCGCCCGCAGCGCCGGCAAATCGGTAGCTTTATCGACCACCGAGGTGCCGTCGACAATAATCTGGCCCCGCTGCACCGGCTCCAGCCCGTTGACCGTCTTGATCAGGGTGGACTTGCCGGAGCCGGACGGGCCGCAAATCACCATCACGTCGCCCTTGTCCACCCTGGTGCTGCAATCCTTCAAAACCTGGAATTGCCCATACCACTTGCTGATGTTTTTGATTTCGATCATAAGAAAATAGATTATTCGGTCTGGCCACGGGCAGGACGGCTGCGCGCTTGACAGCGTCCCTGCCCGCAAGGATACTGCGGAACTTGCCATTAGTTTCAGCAGCCGGCCCACCCTCCACCGGCTGTCGCCACGCTAACAAAGAACGCAGCGGCGGCCAACCTGCACGCTGCGCAGGCCAAGAGAGACACTACCACAGGAAACCCAACAATATGAACAAACAAAGCCGATTGACCACGTACATCCTGATCGGACTGGCGCTAGGCATCATCACCGGCTACATCGCCAACATCAATCTGGTGGAAGCGAGCCGCGGCAGCTTTGCCGACACCATGGCGCTGATCACCACGCTGTTCCTGCGCCTGATCAAGATGATTATCGCGCCGCTGGTGTTCTCCACGCTGGTATGCGGCATTGCCAAGATGGGCGATGCGACCGCTGTCGGCCGCGTTGGCGTCAAGACGCTGGGCTGGTTCTTCATCGCCTCGGTGATGTCGCTGACCTTGGGCCTGATTCTGGTCAACCTGTTCCGTCCGGGCGACGCGCTGCTGGGCCACATGGCCGCCACCGCCGCCAAGACCGACCTGGCCACCTCTAGCCTGACGCTGAAAGATTTCGTCACCCACTTGGTGCCGGCCTCGATCGTTGACGGCATGGCCAAGAACGAAATCCTGCAGATCGTGATCTTCTCGCTGTTCTTCGGTTCGGCCGCTGCGGCCGTCGGCCCGAAAGCCAATGTGCTGATCGAAGCGCTGGACGGCGTGGCCCACGTGATGCTCAAAGTCACCGGCTATGTAATGAAATTTGCACCGTTCGCGGTGTTTGCGGCGGTTGCCGGCACCATCGCCAAGAGCGGTCTGGGCGTGTTGCAAACCTATGGCGTGTTCATGGCCGAGTTCTACTTCGGCATCGCGCTGCTGTGGGCTTTGCTGATCTTCATCGGCTTCCTGTTCCTGAAAGGCCGCGTCTTCGACCTGATGAAAGAGATGCGCAGCCCGGCGCTGCTGGCGTTCTCGACCGCATCGAGCGAAGCGGCCTATCCAAAGACGCTGGAAGGCCTGGAGCGTTTCGGCGTGCGCAACCGCATCGCCTCGTTCGTGCTGCCGATCGGCTACTCGTTCAACCTGGACGGTTCGATGATGTACTGCACCTTCGCCACCGTGTTCATCGCGCAAGCCTATGGCATCGAAATGTCGCTGGGCCAGCAGATGACCATGATGGCGGTGCTGATGCTGACCTCGAAAGGCATGGCCGGCGTGCCGCGCGCCTCGCTGGTAGTGATCGCCGCCACGCTGGGCCAGTTCAATATTCCGGAAGCCGGCATGCTGCTGCTGCTGGGCATTGACCATTTCCTCGACATGGCGCGCTCCGCGACCAACGTCATCGGCAACGGCATCGCTACCGCCGTCGTCGCCAAGTGGGAAGGCGAGATGGACCCGCCGAAACCGGCCAACGCCGAGCTGGCGTAAGCCTCAACAAAAAAGCCACCTTCGCGGTGGCTTTTTTTTGTCACAGCCAAGTGCGCTTGCCTTCCGGCTTGGCCCCCTCTCGCGCAAACGGCGCCGCAGACGGGCGTTGTCGGCGATAGCACCGATCAGCCCAAGCAGCATCAGCATGCCAAACGCTTCCTGGCCAAAGTACCGAAAGAACAGCCACGCGCCAGCCGCGCACACAATCCCAGTCAACAGCAGTAACAGCGAGTCTTTCATGTCGCCTCCAATGAGAGGCTCCATCGTACACCTTGCGCGGAATCGTTATCCGGCTTGGCGGTTTTCGTAATTGCGGTGGCGCAAGGGTTGCTGCACCATCTAGCGATAATTTTATTATGCTGGAGACGATATGACCGCATCACGGCGCACCGCGCTCAAGACTTTGCTGGCCGGCGCCGCCGTGGCACCACAACTGGCCACCGCCGCTGCCGAGCCGACCTGGGGACGCGGCGTCGAAGGCCAGCGCAAGGCTGATCTGGGCAACGGTACCTTCCTCAACCCGATCCTCGCCGGCGACCACCCCGATCCCACCATCCTCAAGGACGGCGACGATTACTACATGACGTTTTCTTCCTTCCTGGCCTACCCCGGCGTCATCATCTGGCACTCGCAGGATCTGGTGAACTGGCAGCCCATCGGCCCGGCGTTGACCCAACCGCTCGGCAGCATCTGGGCCATGGACCTGGTCAAGCACAACGGCCGCTACTTCATCTACATCCCGGCCGGCAGCAGCATCTACGTGATCTGGGCCGACAACATCAAAGGCCCGTGGAGCGATCCGATCGACCTGAAAATCGAAGGGGCCATCGATCCAGGCCACGCCGTCGGCGAAGACGGCAAGCGCTACCTGTTCGTCAATGGCGTGCGCCGCATCGGCCTCACCGACGACGGCCTGGCCACCATCGGCAAGCTGGAAAAAGTCTACGAACCCTGGCGCTACCAGCAAGACTGGGTAGTGGAAATGTTCGCGCCCGAAGGCCCGAAACTGCTCCGGCGCGGCGAATGGTTCTACCTCGTGATGGCGGTCGGCGGCACCTCCGGCCCACCGACCAGCCACATGGTGATCGCCGCCCGCTCCCGCTCCATCCACGGCCCGTGGGAAAACCACCCGAGCAACCCGCTGGTACGCACCAGAAGCGCCGAAGAGAAATGGTGGTCGCGCGGCCATGCGTCATTGGTAGAAGGCCCGGCCGGCGACTGGTGGTTGGTCTACCATGGCTACGAAAATGGCTACCGCACCCTGGGCCGCCAATGCCTGCTCGAACCGATTGAATGGACCAGGGACGGCTGGTTCAAAGCCAAAGGCGGCGACCTGTCCAAGCCACTGCCAACGCCGAAGAAAGGCAAGGCGGTCCCGCACAACTTCGCCAAGTCCGACGATTTCCAGACCACGCGCTTCGGCGTGCAGTGGAGCTTCTTCAATCCGGGGCCGGATGAAATGAAACGCGTGCAGCACACCCCTGGCACGCTGGCCATCCAGGGCAAAGGCACATCGCCGGTCGACGCGTCGCCGCTGACCTTTATCGCCGGCGACCGCGCCTACGAAGCCACCATCACCATGGAGATCGGCGCCGATGCGGAAGGGGGACTGCTACTGCACTACAGCGAACGCGCCTACGTCGGCATCGGTTTCACGCCGACGCAGATGAAAACCTTCGCCCACTCGCAGGAGCAAAGCTGGATGCGCGAGAAAATGGACGTCTCCACCGTCCATATCCGCATGAGGAACGACCGCCACATCGTTACCTTCCACTACTCGCTGGACGGCAAGCAGTGGGTGCAGCATCCGTGGCAGATGGAAGTCTCCGGCTTGCACCACAACGTATTCGGCGGCTTCGCCAGCCTTCAACCGGGCATCTACAGCGCCGGCACAGGCGTGGTGAAGCTGCGCGACTTCAAGTACCGCGCGCTGGCTTAGTTCTGCTCCGCGTAGACCTTCACCAGTTCGTGCAGGAATACGCGGCCTTCCATCAGTGATTGCACGCCGATGTACTCATTCAGGCCGTGGATGTTACCCAGGTCCGGCGTTAGGAAAATGCCGCTAATGCCGTAGGTGGGAATGCCTGCGGCGTTGAGGAACTGGCCATCGGTGGCGCCGGACTGCAGGATCGGCATCACCGGCACACCAGGCCACAGCTTCGCGGTCATCT from Duganella dendranthematis encodes:
- a CDS encoding amino acid ABC transporter ATP-binding protein, with amino-acid sequence MIEIKNISKWYGQFQVLKDCSTRVDKGDVMVICGPSGSGKSTLIKTVNGLEPVQRGQIIVDGTSVVDKATDLPALRARIGMVFQNFELFPHLSVRDNLMLGQVKVLGRSQDEATARGLQYLDRVGLLAQQDKFPGQLSGGQQQRVAIARALSMDPIAMLFDEPTSALDPEMINEVLDVMVGLAQEGMTMMVVTHEMGFARKVANRVVFMDQGAILEDTAKDEFFQAPRTERARDFLARIIH
- a CDS encoding dicarboxylate/amino acid:cation symporter, which translates into the protein MNKQSRLTTYILIGLALGIITGYIANINLVEASRGSFADTMALITTLFLRLIKMIIAPLVFSTLVCGIAKMGDATAVGRVGVKTLGWFFIASVMSLTLGLILVNLFRPGDALLGHMAATAAKTDLATSSLTLKDFVTHLVPASIVDGMAKNEILQIVIFSLFFGSAAAAVGPKANVLIEALDGVAHVMLKVTGYVMKFAPFAVFAAVAGTIAKSGLGVLQTYGVFMAEFYFGIALLWALLIFIGFLFLKGRVFDLMKEMRSPALLAFSTASSEAAYPKTLEGLERFGVRNRIASFVLPIGYSFNLDGSMMYCTFATVFIAQAYGIEMSLGQQMTMMAVLMLTSKGMAGVPRASLVVIAATLGQFNIPEAGMLLLLGIDHFLDMARSATNVIGNGIATAVVAKWEGEMDPPKPANAELA
- a CDS encoding family 43 glycosylhydrolase; its protein translation is MTASRRTALKTLLAGAAVAPQLATAAAEPTWGRGVEGQRKADLGNGTFLNPILAGDHPDPTILKDGDDYYMTFSSFLAYPGVIIWHSQDLVNWQPIGPALTQPLGSIWAMDLVKHNGRYFIYIPAGSSIYVIWADNIKGPWSDPIDLKIEGAIDPGHAVGEDGKRYLFVNGVRRIGLTDDGLATIGKLEKVYEPWRYQQDWVVEMFAPEGPKLLRRGEWFYLVMAVGGTSGPPTSHMVIAARSRSIHGPWENHPSNPLVRTRSAEEKWWSRGHASLVEGPAGDWWLVYHGYENGYRTLGRQCLLEPIEWTRDGWFKAKGGDLSKPLPTPKKGKAVPHNFAKSDDFQTTRFGVQWSFFNPGPDEMKRVQHTPGTLAIQGKGTSPVDASPLTFIAGDRAYEATITMEIGADAEGGLLLHYSERAYVGIGFTPTQMKTFAHSQEQSWMREKMDVSTVHIRMRNDRHIVTFHYSLDGKQWVQHPWQMEVSGLHHNVFGGFASLQPGIYSAGTGVVKLRDFKYRALA